From a region of the Pontixanthobacter gangjinensis genome:
- a CDS encoding fasciclin domain-containing protein: MKFYAIPALVSALALAACGTPAEDNTTADETAVSDTAEASTTIVDVAAGNPDFSTLVSAVTTAELGETLSGEGPFTVFAPTNDAFSKVPAETMTALMGEDMRDDLVGILTYHVVAGKVDAATLTTAITDGGGTYEIGTVNGGKLTASIEGDAVILTDAAGGKSTVTATDVEASNGLIHVIDTVLMPK; the protein is encoded by the coding sequence ATGAAGTTTTATGCAATCCCAGCGCTCGTCTCGGCCCTCGCACTCGCAGCGTGCGGCACACCAGCCGAAGACAACACAACCGCTGACGAAACCGCAGTAAGCGACACCGCAGAAGCCAGCACCACAATCGTGGACGTGGCCGCCGGTAACCCTGATTTCTCGACACTCGTCAGCGCGGTAACAACCGCCGAACTGGGCGAAACATTGTCGGGCGAAGGACCGTTCACCGTGTTCGCACCAACCAATGATGCGTTTTCGAAAGTACCAGCCGAAACAATGACCGCACTGATGGGCGAAGATATGCGCGACGATCTGGTCGGCATTCTGACATACCACGTGGTAGCGGGCAAAGTGGACGCTGCAACGCTGACCACAGCAATCACCGATGGCGGCGGCACCTATGAAATCGGCACCGTCAACGGCGGCAAGCTGACTGCCAGCATCGAAGGCGATGCGGTAATCCTGACCGATGCAGCCGGCGGCAAGTCCACCGTTACTGCAACCGACGTGGAAGCATCGAACGGCTTGATCCACGTAATCGATACGGTTCTGATGCCGAAATAA
- a CDS encoding DUF962 domain-containing protein: protein MPQIHTSFSTFWPFYLREHSKPRTRALHYVGTSLVVLIAGFAVWAGITTGNWWWLAGMPLAGYFFAWLAHFTVEKNRPATFTYPLWSLAADFKMWWLWLTRRLGPELEKAGVTQGTR from the coding sequence ATGCCCCAGATCCACACATCTTTCTCCACCTTCTGGCCGTTCTATTTGCGCGAGCATTCCAAGCCTAGGACGCGGGCTTTGCATTATGTCGGGACTTCGCTGGTTGTCCTGATCGCTGGCTTTGCGGTCTGGGCAGGCATCACCACTGGCAATTGGTGGTGGCTGGCAGGGATGCCGCTGGCGGGATATTTCTTCGCGTGGCTGGCGCATTTCACGGTCGAGAAGAACCGTCCGGCCACCTTTACCTATCCGTTGTGGAGCCTCGCCGCTGATTTCAAAATGTGGTGGCTGTGGCTGACGCGGCGGCTTGGGCCGGAGTTGGAGAAAGCGGGCGTTACGCAAGGCACGCGTTGA
- a CDS encoding S41 family peptidase, giving the protein MGRNVTSGRKFGRTIGRNVLSATLAFSLVACGGGGNGGGGPIAGGPTPTPTPTPTTSACSVSARQDFALAVLNEWYLFPDLLDTTVSKSSHATVQSYIDALVAPARAQSKDRGFTYITSIEEENAFFNSGSSAGFGIRLGYDNAANRVFVIEAFETAPGFDGGFDRGVELLSIGTSAGTLESIATIMANEGPQGVINRLGPSDAGVSRTFRIRGTDNVERQTTVVKADYSLDPVSNRYGAKIIQDGTKRVGYINLRTFIDSAEPDLRAGFADFRAQGVTEVIIDFRYNGGGLVRIAELMGDLMGRDRVGQVFSRTTLRPSKASENSTDLFGSQPESIAPTKIAFIGRGGTASASELVTNAFIPYFGTNMALVGTNTFGKPVGQFGFDKAECDDRMRAVTFKTENANGQGEYFTGLASVVPNTCLAADDITQPLGDANEASIAQALSFLRNGAATCTAITGTPGVQGTQRGAPERRLLQPDNPTAAQREVPGLF; this is encoded by the coding sequence ATGGGTCGCAATGTTACGTCGGGTCGCAAATTTGGTCGCACTATAGGGCGCAATGTCTTGAGTGCCACGCTGGCATTTTCCCTGGTCGCTTGCGGCGGTGGAGGCAATGGCGGAGGCGGCCCGATTGCGGGTGGCCCTACGCCAACCCCTACCCCGACCCCCACCACCTCGGCCTGTTCGGTATCTGCGCGGCAGGATTTTGCCCTCGCCGTGCTCAACGAATGGTATCTGTTCCCCGATCTGCTCGACACGACTGTCAGCAAATCCAGCCACGCCACCGTGCAGTCCTATATAGATGCCCTGGTCGCGCCGGCGCGTGCGCAGTCCAAGGATCGCGGTTTTACCTACATCACCTCCATCGAGGAGGAGAACGCATTCTTCAATTCCGGCTCCAGCGCGGGTTTTGGCATCCGGCTTGGGTATGACAATGCCGCCAACCGCGTTTTCGTGATCGAGGCTTTTGAAACCGCGCCCGGTTTTGATGGCGGTTTTGACCGCGGCGTAGAGCTCCTGTCTATCGGCACCAGCGCCGGCACATTGGAATCAATCGCGACGATCATGGCCAATGAAGGTCCGCAAGGGGTGATCAACCGGCTTGGCCCGTCGGACGCCGGCGTTTCGCGCACCTTCCGCATTCGCGGCACCGACAATGTCGAACGGCAAACCACAGTCGTCAAGGCCGACTATTCGCTCGATCCCGTTTCCAACCGCTATGGCGCGAAGATCATTCAGGATGGCACCAAGCGCGTCGGCTATATCAATCTGCGCACTTTCATCGATTCTGCCGAGCCCGATTTGCGCGCCGGTTTTGCCGATTTCCGCGCTCAGGGCGTGACCGAAGTCATCATCGACTTCCGCTATAATGGCGGCGGCCTCGTCCGTATTGCGGAGCTGATGGGCGATCTGATGGGCCGTGACCGCGTGGGCCAGGTGTTCAGCCGCACCACTTTGCGCCCCAGCAAGGCGAGCGAGAATTCGACCGACCTGTTCGGCAGCCAGCCCGAATCCATCGCACCGACCAAAATCGCCTTTATCGGGCGCGGCGGCACCGCCTCTGCCAGCGAGCTGGTGACCAACGCCTTCATCCCGTATTTCGGGACCAATATGGCGCTGGTCGGGACCAACACATTCGGCAAGCCGGTCGGCCAGTTCGGCTTTGACAAGGCCGAATGCGATGACCGGATGCGCGCGGTCACGTTCAAGACCGAAAACGCCAATGGCCAGGGCGAATATTTCACCGGTCTCGCCTCGGTTGTGCCCAATACCTGCCTCGCCGCTGATGACATTACCCAACCACTGGGCGATGCCAATGAGGCGTCGATTGCACAGGCGCTGTCGTTCCTGCGTAATGGCGCCGCGACCTGCACTGCGATTACCGGCACACCCGGCGTGCAGGGGACACAGCGCGGCGCGCCCGAACGCCGCCTGCTCCAGCCCGACAATCCGACAGCGGCACAGCGCGAAGTGCCCGGACTGTTTTAA
- a CDS encoding YbhB/YbcL family Raf kinase inhibitor-like protein, producing MSAEVPAWLGAALAKPHAGHAKLTVARIADERSFGRGGFTLSSPAFKNGEALDPCFTADEEDAVAPPLEWSAPPPGSQEIVILVEDADTNGDKLTCHWSVWGLPGQKGMLLEGETPPRVGKNSKRNSEWLLPEPPQDDEPHQYVFQIFALDLPLTLMPGATSADLIKSIEGHVVAAAVLTGTYKREEGDDETWDEDEDVE from the coding sequence ATGTCTGCAGAAGTTCCCGCTTGGCTCGGCGCTGCTTTGGCCAAACCTCATGCGGGTCATGCCAAGCTGACGGTTGCCAGGATCGCTGATGAACGTTCGTTCGGTCGGGGCGGTTTCACCCTATCCAGTCCTGCCTTTAAAAACGGCGAGGCGCTTGATCCGTGCTTCACCGCCGATGAAGAAGACGCTGTCGCACCGCCGCTGGAATGGAGCGCGCCGCCTCCCGGATCGCAAGAAATTGTGATTTTGGTCGAGGATGCCGACACCAATGGCGATAAGCTGACTTGCCACTGGTCGGTTTGGGGGTTGCCCGGCCAGAAGGGGATGCTGCTCGAAGGCGAAACTCCGCCGCGGGTTGGCAAGAATTCCAAACGCAATTCGGAATGGCTGCTACCTGAACCGCCGCAGGACGATGAGCCGCACCAATATGTTTTTCAGATCTTCGCGCTCGACCTTCCTTTGACTTTGATGCCAGGTGCTACCAGCGCCGATCTGATTAAGTCGATAGAGGGCCATGTCGTCGCCGCTGCCGTGCTCACAGGTACATATAAGCGCGAAGAAGGTGACGACGAAACATGGGACGAGGATGAAGACGTAGAATAA
- a CDS encoding SWIB/MDM2 domain-containing protein — MAGKNNALQKPVTLSPELEAVIGKGPLTRAQVTSKIWEYIKGNDLQDSKDKRQINPDAKLAPVIGKDQISMFKMTAAVSKHLT, encoded by the coding sequence ATGGCTGGCAAGAACAACGCACTTCAGAAACCTGTAACGCTCTCACCGGAGCTCGAGGCCGTAATAGGCAAGGGTCCGCTCACGCGCGCTCAGGTTACTTCGAAAATCTGGGAATACATCAAGGGCAATGACCTTCAGGACAGCAAAGACAAGCGTCAGATCAATCCTGATGCGAAGCTTGCACCAGTGATTGGCAAAGACCAGATCTCTATGTTCAAGATGACAGCTGCTGTTTCTAAGCACCTGACCTAA
- a CDS encoding DoxX family protein: protein MFRTILMWVLALFYAIAGYFHLASPDGFLAIMPGWVPYPKEVVLLTGVAELLGAAGMVQPFWPHLRRAAGIGLALYALCVWPANINHFMSDMARSDNGLGLGYHVPRMIAQPIIIWLALWVSGTTNWPFRPKD from the coding sequence ATGTTCCGGACAATTTTGATGTGGGTCTTGGCACTCTTTTACGCGATTGCTGGCTATTTTCATCTGGCCTCGCCCGATGGGTTTCTAGCCATCATGCCCGGTTGGGTGCCCTACCCCAAGGAAGTCGTGCTGCTGACCGGCGTGGCAGAATTGCTGGGTGCAGCAGGAATGGTCCAACCGTTCTGGCCTCATTTGCGACGCGCGGCCGGTATTGGGCTAGCGCTTTATGCGCTGTGCGTGTGGCCAGCGAACATAAATCATTTCATGTCGGATATGGCGCGGTCTGATAACGGCTTAGGCCTTGGCTATCATGTGCCCCGGATGATTGCCCAGCCGATCATTATCTGGCTGGCTTTGTGGGTAAGCGGAACGACCAACTGGCCGTTCCGCCCCAAAGATTAA
- a CDS encoding dipeptidase: protein MKKLALYSLLPLVALSADPVMAETPEETAAAALEAAPIWDGHNDVPIQLRGRFGNVISDFDFNDTANTGPQHSGGRTMHTDLIRLREGKVGAQFWSVYVSASLSEPEAVQAVIEQIDVTKRLISHYPDSLTLALTADDVQAAVDKGRVASLLGMEGGHSIGSSLAVLRQTYEIGARYMTLTHSKNTPWADSATDTPMHDGLTDFGKDVVREMNRLGMLVDLSHVSEKVMHDSLDITQAPVIFSHSSARAINGHARNVPDSVLSRLPENGGIVMITHVPGFVSEAARVWNANRSAEVSRLQALWQGQPERVEGLLATWDEANPLPRASIIDVADHIDHVRKIAGVGSIGIGGDYDGIPFGPDGLEDVSTYPALFTELARRGYSQRDLENISFHNMMRVMRAAELYKHSASAIPPIETRVPD from the coding sequence ATGAAAAAGCTCGCATTGTATTCCCTGCTGCCCTTGGTGGCCCTTTCTGCAGACCCTGTGATGGCCGAAACGCCGGAAGAAACCGCTGCTGCTGCATTGGAGGCCGCGCCAATCTGGGACGGACATAATGATGTGCCAATTCAGCTGCGCGGGCGGTTCGGCAATGTTATCTCTGACTTTGACTTTAACGATACTGCGAACACCGGGCCACAGCATTCCGGCGGTCGGACCATGCACACTGATCTGATCCGGCTGCGCGAAGGCAAAGTCGGGGCGCAGTTCTGGTCGGTCTATGTCAGCGCCTCATTGAGCGAGCCGGAAGCGGTGCAGGCGGTAATCGAGCAAATCGATGTGACCAAGCGTTTGATTAGCCATTATCCAGATAGCCTTACGCTCGCGCTCACGGCTGATGATGTGCAAGCGGCTGTCGATAAGGGCCGCGTCGCCTCTTTATTGGGAATGGAAGGTGGCCATTCGATCGGGTCGAGCTTGGCAGTTTTGCGGCAGACCTATGAGATCGGCGCGCGATATATGACGCTGACGCATTCGAAAAATACGCCGTGGGCCGATAGCGCGACCGATACACCCATGCATGATGGGCTGACCGATTTTGGCAAAGATGTTGTGCGTGAAATGAACCGACTTGGTATGCTGGTTGACCTGAGCCATGTCAGCGAGAAGGTAATGCATGACTCGCTTGATATCACACAGGCACCGGTAATCTTCAGCCATTCGTCGGCGAGGGCAATCAATGGTCATGCACGCAACGTGCCTGATTCAGTGCTTAGCCGTCTGCCAGAAAACGGCGGGATTGTTATGATAACGCACGTGCCAGGCTTCGTTAGCGAAGCAGCGCGGGTTTGGAACGCGAATAGGTCTGCCGAAGTATCGCGACTTCAGGCGCTATGGCAGGGGCAGCCCGAACGGGTCGAAGGTTTGCTTGCGACTTGGGATGAAGCCAACCCTCTGCCTAGGGCCAGCATCATCGACGTGGCCGATCATATCGATCACGTCCGCAAAATTGCAGGAGTGGGAAGCATTGGAATTGGGGGTGATTATGATGGCATCCCGTTCGGTCCAGACGGGCTTGAAGATGTCTCCACCTATCCGGCATTATTCACTGAATTGGCCCGCCGGGGATATTCACAACGCGATCTGGAGAATATCTCTTTTCACAACATGATGCGGGTTATGCGAGCTGCAGAATTGTATAAGCACAGCGCATCAGCGATACCTCCAATCGAAACCCGGGTTCCGGACTGA
- a CDS encoding hypervirulence associated TUDOR domain-containing protein, whose product MSDSNSFQSKQHVQWNWGGGVGKGQITERFEREVTCTLQGSEVTRKGDVDNPAYLIKQDDGDEVLKLGSGLEAQN is encoded by the coding sequence GTGAGCGATTCAAACAGTTTCCAATCCAAGCAACACGTCCAATGGAATTGGGGTGGAGGCGTTGGCAAGGGCCAGATCACGGAGCGCTTCGAGCGCGAGGTGACATGCACCTTGCAGGGAAGCGAAGTGACCCGCAAGGGTGACGTAGACAATCCTGCCTATCTGATAAAGCAAGACGATGGTGACGAAGTTCTGAAGCTAGGTTCCGGGCTGGAAGCGCAAAACTGA
- the dapD gene encoding 2,3,4,5-tetrahydropyridine-2,6-dicarboxylate N-succinyltransferase — protein MNANLQTAIEAAWEDRANVSLASNEVRQHVDAALHMLDNGSARVAEPDGSGGWTVNQWLKKAVLLSFRLYDNVVVDGGAAGAPAFDKVPSKFAGWDEARFREAGFRVVPGAVARRGCHIGKDVVLMPSFVNIGAYVGDGTMVDTWGSIGSCAQIGKNCHISAGTGIGGVLEPMQANPTIIGDNCFIGARSEIVEGVIVGEGCVVAMGVFITQSTKIVNRTTGEIVTGHIPPYSVVVPGALPGKPLPDGTPGPSLACAVIVKTVDAQTRSKTAINDLLRD, from the coding sequence ATGAACGCCAACCTGCAAACCGCAATCGAAGCCGCTTGGGAAGACCGCGCGAATGTCTCTCTTGCCAGCAACGAAGTGCGCCAACATGTCGATGCTGCATTACATATGCTTGATAATGGATCAGCGCGCGTGGCTGAACCTGACGGAAGTGGAGGATGGACGGTCAACCAATGGCTGAAAAAAGCCGTGCTGTTGTCTTTCCGCCTATACGATAACGTTGTTGTAGATGGCGGCGCAGCAGGCGCGCCGGCATTCGACAAGGTGCCTTCGAAATTTGCTGGTTGGGACGAGGCTCGATTCCGCGAGGCCGGGTTCCGGGTTGTGCCCGGCGCCGTGGCACGTCGCGGCTGTCATATCGGCAAAGACGTTGTGCTGATGCCAAGCTTTGTGAATATCGGTGCATATGTTGGTGATGGAACCATGGTAGACACTTGGGGCTCGATCGGCAGCTGCGCTCAGATCGGGAAAAATTGCCACATATCCGCAGGAACGGGCATTGGCGGCGTGCTTGAACCGATGCAAGCTAACCCCACCATCATTGGCGACAATTGCTTTATCGGGGCGCGTTCCGAAATCGTCGAAGGCGTTATCGTCGGCGAAGGCTGCGTCGTTGCGATGGGCGTGTTCATTACCCAATCGACCAAGATCGTGAACCGGACCACGGGCGAAATCGTCACTGGCCACATCCCGCCATACAGTGTGGTTGTGCCCGGCGCATTGCCTGGCAAACCCTTGCCCGATGGCACGCCCGGGCCGTCGCTCGCTTGCGCTGTGATTGTGAAAACGGTCGATGCACAAACTCGTTCGAAGACAGCTATCAACGACCTGCTTCGGGATTAA
- a CDS encoding S8 family peptidase, whose translation MSAWQDGITGTGSTIAIIDTGIDTDSPEFAGRLHPDSVDVAGNSSVEAVDDHGTLVALVAAAARDDLGVVGIAFDANVLALRADRPGTCNAGSDASLDGCEFADLDIAAGVDQAIASGATVLNLSLGGSPPTRSLNEAIARAAAAGIVIVVSAGNDGDTTDAAIDPNQPDPFAAGLLAAGGANVIIVGSVDESGAFSDFSNRAGNSAGSFISARGEAICCIYEDGELQVTTNADGSFVTLFSGTSFAAPQVAGAVALLAQAFPNLTGAEIVEILLGSAREAGAPGTDARFGTGILDIAASLQPSGTTTLAGTTISVALSDDTGIASSPMGDALVNASIKTVITDRYDRAFGYDFGGRIRSASIRPRLLGAMQQQGRRVARSKGGIAMAYTVADNRRAVSVSQLHLTGEQADQAQVLAARIAVKLAPDTDLAFAFAEGAQGLALQLQGQGRPAFLIAGEASSDTGFFQRSDASVAVRRKVGRWGLTMSADRGDVWLSSARRAEGVLVRQPERHNISNFALAADHNLGPVNTVTSLSWMQEQGTVLGAFFHDSIGNSGADTLFLDGSLGYDFASNWRIGGALRQGFTRVRRSGLIAGGSDFSSRAWSVDIMRGNIFERGDSLGLRVSQPLRVSGGGLNLALPIAYDYATESAIFGNRRLSLAPEGREIMAELAWRGQLWGGSTAASIFYRQQPGHVAASPDDAGAAFKWNTAF comes from the coding sequence GTGTCAGCTTGGCAGGACGGGATTACTGGCACTGGCTCGACAATTGCTATTATTGACACGGGTATCGATACCGACAGCCCCGAATTTGCGGGCCGACTCCATCCGGACTCGGTTGACGTAGCGGGCAACAGTTCGGTGGAAGCGGTGGATGATCATGGCACCCTTGTCGCGCTGGTAGCCGCTGCAGCGAGAGATGATCTTGGCGTGGTAGGGATTGCGTTTGACGCCAACGTGCTCGCATTGCGAGCCGATCGCCCCGGAACGTGTAATGCAGGCAGCGATGCTTCACTCGACGGCTGCGAATTCGCTGATCTGGACATCGCTGCTGGTGTCGATCAAGCGATTGCATCAGGCGCAACGGTACTTAATTTGAGCCTAGGAGGCAGTCCGCCTACGCGCAGCTTGAACGAAGCCATCGCGCGTGCGGCGGCGGCTGGCATTGTGATTGTCGTTTCCGCAGGCAATGATGGCGACACGACTGACGCTGCTATTGACCCAAACCAGCCCGATCCCTTTGCGGCGGGTTTACTCGCAGCAGGGGGAGCCAACGTCATTATTGTTGGTTCGGTGGATGAGAGCGGTGCATTTTCTGACTTCAGTAATCGCGCCGGCAATTCGGCTGGGTCCTTCATCTCTGCGAGGGGGGAGGCAATTTGTTGCATCTATGAGGATGGCGAATTGCAGGTCACAACTAATGCAGATGGCAGTTTCGTAACGCTATTTTCAGGGACGAGTTTTGCCGCGCCACAAGTAGCTGGTGCAGTTGCTCTGTTGGCGCAAGCGTTCCCCAACCTAACTGGCGCAGAGATCGTCGAGATACTGCTTGGTTCCGCACGAGAGGCAGGCGCCCCTGGAACCGACGCTCGGTTTGGAACGGGCATTCTTGATATCGCAGCATCCTTGCAGCCAAGTGGGACAACAACTTTGGCTGGCACAACAATTTCAGTGGCGCTTTCCGACGATACGGGCATCGCGTCTTCGCCCATGGGTGATGCGTTGGTGAATGCGTCTATCAAAACGGTGATTACCGACAGATATGATCGGGCGTTCGGCTATGATTTTGGCGGGCGGATTCGGAGCGCCTCGATCCGTCCTAGGTTGTTGGGCGCGATGCAGCAGCAGGGCCGGCGAGTTGCGCGGTCAAAAGGCGGCATCGCGATGGCGTATACGGTTGCTGACAATCGACGAGCCGTATCTGTGAGCCAGCTGCATTTAACTGGCGAACAGGCAGATCAGGCACAGGTTCTTGCCGCACGCATAGCAGTCAAATTGGCTCCTGATACCGATCTTGCCTTTGCTTTTGCCGAAGGGGCGCAGGGTCTCGCACTACAGTTGCAAGGGCAGGGCAGGCCCGCATTTCTGATTGCCGGAGAGGCATCAAGCGATACCGGGTTTTTCCAAAGGAGCGATGCTTCTGTGGCCGTCAGGCGCAAAGTCGGGCGTTGGGGGCTGACCATGAGTGCTGATAGAGGCGACGTTTGGCTGAGCTCGGCGCGCCGAGCTGAAGGTGTCTTGGTACGCCAACCTGAACGCCACAATATCAGTAATTTCGCCTTGGCGGCCGACCACAATCTCGGACCAGTCAACACGGTAACGAGCCTGAGCTGGATGCAGGAACAGGGAACCGTACTTGGCGCATTCTTTCATGACTCGATTGGCAATTCGGGTGCTGACACGCTGTTCCTTGATGGCTCGCTCGGGTATGATTTTGCATCCAATTGGCGGATCGGCGGCGCGTTACGGCAAGGCTTCACAAGAGTACGTCGTAGCGGCCTGATCGCTGGGGGATCGGATTTTTCCAGTCGCGCTTGGTCTGTCGACATCATGCGGGGCAATATTTTTGAACGCGGCGATAGTTTGGGGCTGCGGGTTTCCCAGCCGCTCAGAGTGAGTGGCGGCGGTCTAAATCTAGCCCTGCCGATTGCTTATGATTACGCAACTGAAAGTGCAATATTCGGTAACCGCCGTTTGTCGCTTGCTCCGGAGGGGCGTGAGATAATGGCTGAACTTGCATGGCGCGGCCAATTGTGGGGAGGGTCCACCGCGGCAAGTATATTCTACCGGCAGCAACCCGGCCATGTGGCAGCATCGCCCGATGATGCGGGCGCCGCATTCAAATGGAACACCGCGTTCTAA
- a CDS encoding phosphotransferase family protein — MDYEKEMVGTVDVPEADKLDEAKLSAWMEANVEGFAGPLTMTKFKGGQSNPTYRIDTPAKSYVLRRQPFGKLLPSAHAVDREYKAMACLGPTGFPVPKAYGLCEDKDVIGAMFFIMGLADGRSLWDGSLPASEPAERTQIYNAMIDTIADLHKTDVVAIGMDDFGKPTDYCARQIARWSKQYKLSETEVIPEMDALIEWLPTTIPEQHASSIVHGDYRLDNMIFHKDRPEVLAVLDWELSTLGDPVSDFSYLMLNWISPVDGRAGIGGLDHKALGIPTMEEAVDRYVARTGFPVPPMDWYFAFNLFRLAGIIQGIKKRVIDGTASSAHAKKMSDRVVPLVERAYHYAKKAGL; from the coding sequence ATGGACTACGAGAAGGAAATGGTCGGCACGGTCGATGTGCCCGAGGCTGATAAGCTTGACGAAGCCAAACTGTCCGCATGGATGGAAGCCAATGTCGAGGGCTTTGCTGGCCCGCTGACCATGACCAAATTCAAGGGCGGCCAGTCAAACCCGACGTACCGCATCGATACTCCGGCGAAATCTTACGTCCTCCGGCGTCAACCATTCGGCAAATTGCTGCCCAGTGCACATGCGGTAGACCGCGAATACAAGGCTATGGCTTGCCTCGGCCCAACCGGCTTCCCAGTCCCCAAGGCTTACGGACTGTGCGAGGATAAAGACGTGATTGGCGCGATGTTCTTCATCATGGGCCTCGCCGATGGACGCAGCCTGTGGGACGGATCGCTGCCCGCTTCAGAGCCAGCCGAGCGAACCCAGATTTACAACGCCATGATCGATACAATCGCTGATCTGCATAAGACAGATGTCGTCGCGATTGGTATGGACGATTTTGGCAAGCCAACTGACTATTGCGCCCGTCAGATCGCACGCTGGTCAAAACAGTACAAACTGTCCGAAACCGAAGTAATTCCAGAAATGGATGCGTTGATCGAATGGTTGCCAACCACCATCCCCGAACAACATGCAAGCAGCATCGTCCACGGCGATTACCGGCTCGACAATATGATTTTCCACAAGGACAGGCCCGAAGTTCTGGCTGTGCTCGATTGGGAGCTTTCAACGCTTGGTGATCCTGTCAGCGACTTCTCCTATCTGATGCTGAATTGGATCAGCCCGGTTGATGGTCGCGCCGGCATTGGCGGGCTTGATCACAAGGCACTTGGCATCCCGACAATGGAAGAAGCCGTCGATCGTTATGTCGCGCGCACCGGATTTCCAGTGCCGCCGATGGATTGGTATTTCGCCTTCAACCTGTTCCGTCTCGCCGGGATTATCCAAGGCATCAAGAAGCGCGTGATCGATGGTACCGCCTCAAGCGCGCACGCCAAGAAGATGTCAGACCGCGTGGTTCCACTAGTCGAGCGCGCCTATCATTACGCGAAAAAAGCCGGCCTCTAA
- a CDS encoding Zn-dependent alcohol dehydrogenase, with amino-acid sequence MVKAAILEQPGNGLVIGEVELADPAPHEVLIDTKACGLCHSDLHFIDGAYPHALPCIPGHEAAGVVRAVGSEVRSVKPGDHVVSCLSAFCGQCEFCVTGRLALCMGAATRRGPDGAPRITRDGGQTVNQMLNLSAFSEQMLIHENACVAISKDMPLDRAALLGCAVTTGAGAVFNAAKITPGETVVVVGCGGVGLAAINAARIAGAGMVIAADPLEEKRELAKVLGATHTIDAAAEDAAKQIIKLTGGGVHYAIEAVGRQASADLAVASLRRGGTAIILGMMPLDCKVGLGAMDLLGGKKLQGAIMGENHFPVDLPRLVDFYMRGLLDLDTLIAERIKLEDINAGFDKMRAGNSARSVIVFD; translated from the coding sequence TTGGTAAAAGCGGCAATCCTAGAACAGCCTGGAAATGGCCTCGTCATTGGCGAGGTCGAACTGGCTGATCCAGCCCCGCACGAGGTTTTGATCGACACCAAAGCTTGCGGCCTGTGCCATTCCGACCTGCACTTCATTGACGGCGCTTATCCGCACGCATTGCCGTGTATCCCCGGGCATGAAGCGGCGGGCGTAGTACGGGCAGTGGGCAGCGAAGTGCGTTCGGTAAAGCCGGGCGATCATGTCGTATCCTGCCTCTCGGCGTTCTGCGGCCAATGCGAATTCTGCGTTACGGGCAGGCTCGCCTTGTGCATGGGCGCAGCAACGCGGCGTGGGCCGGATGGAGCACCGCGCATCACCCGCGATGGTGGCCAAACGGTCAACCAGATGCTCAATTTGTCTGCATTCAGCGAACAAATGCTGATTCACGAGAATGCTTGTGTTGCGATTAGCAAAGACATGCCGCTGGACCGGGCTGCATTGCTTGGCTGCGCCGTGACAACTGGCGCGGGTGCAGTGTTCAATGCGGCAAAGATTACTCCAGGTGAAACGGTAGTAGTCGTTGGTTGCGGAGGAGTAGGCCTTGCAGCGATTAATGCAGCGCGGATTGCTGGGGCCGGCATGGTCATTGCAGCAGACCCGCTGGAGGAAAAACGTGAATTGGCCAAAGTGCTCGGCGCCACTCATACAATTGACGCGGCGGCAGAAGATGCCGCGAAACAGATCATTAAGCTTACCGGCGGCGGAGTGCATTACGCTATCGAAGCTGTTGGACGCCAAGCCTCGGCTGATTTGGCAGTCGCATCGTTGCGGCGCGGCGGCACTGCAATCATTCTGGGAATGATGCCGCTCGATTGCAAAGTCGGACTGGGCGCGATGGATTTGCTCGGCGGCAAGAAACTGCAAGGCGCGATTATGGGCGAAAATCATTTCCCGGTCGATCTTCCGCGTCTGGTAGACTTCTATATGCGCGGCTTGCTTGATCTCGACACATTGATCGCGGAGCGGATCAAGCTGGAGGACATCAACGCCGGATTTGACAAAATGCGCGCCGGAAACAGCGCCCGATCTGTGATTGTGTTCGACTGA